In a genomic window of Bemisia tabaci chromosome 1, PGI_BMITA_v3:
- the Sgf11 gene encoding SAGA-associated factor 11 homolog, which translates to MSEDCSKLDRLKSDFVHLFLQQSETADNVSKYVYDNLLDESILECIFEIHHNASLGKYSPENDEPLLTESTPDMTVTSAAQHLKKAVKCVCPNCNRGRILPSKFAPHLECCMGMKRNSSRIASQRIANTGKESSYIETMSDDDEDWQICSEKQKTSKKLDLKKKKTKKGPRPKASVPSDIAPINVESVDNLATLLSLDSSSRTWDTETNTCMYLTDSPLSRKKEKSKSKLKASTP; encoded by the coding sequence ATGTCTGAAGACTGTTCAAAACTTGATCGGCTGAAAAGTGACTTCGTTCATCTGTTCTTACAACAATCTGAAACAGCTGATAACGTGTCGAAGTATGTATATGATAATTTGCTTGATGAATCTATCTTAGAGTGCATCTTTGAAATTCACCACAATGCTAGCCTCGGGAAGTATTCGCCTGAAAACGATGAACCCTTGTTAACTGAATCAACTCCTGACATGACCGTAACCTCAGCTGCACAGCATCTGAAAAAAGCTGTGAAATGTGTATGTCCCAATTGTAACCGAGGGCGTATACTTCCATCTAAATTCGCACCCCACCTAGAGTGCTGTATGGGAATGAAGCGGAATAGCTCTCGAATTGCAAGTCAGCGAATTGCTAATACTGGGAAGGAAAGCTCCTACATTGAAACGATGAGTGATGACGATGAAGATTGGCAGATATGCAGTGAGAAACAGAAAACATCCAAGAAACTAGacctgaagaagaagaagactaAGAAAGGACCACGTCCCAAAGCTTCTGTTCCCAGCGATATTGCTCCTATCAATGTTGAATCAGTGGATAACCTTGCTACTCTTCTATCTCTAGATTCTTCTAGCCGCACTTGGGATACTGAGACCAACACTTGTATGTACTTGACAGATTCTCCTTTGAGTAGGAAGAAAGAGAAGTCAAAAAGTAAGTTGAAAGCCAGCACCCCTTAg